In Streptomyces sp. NBC_00483, a single window of DNA contains:
- a CDS encoding putative glycoside hydrolase, translating into MCRNGEHEEREEDEDDEDDAVDHDARDLLEDLLMRLDWKNWLRSPTSRSSGSVSDPAASASPAGFPRRRPVILVCVLLALVLAIGGTLSLRAAHGTTLNLVGLPNDGKLGAQLLRTGEFEVAGAEGDKLKGTKVTLDGKPLRTRAAHGSAGALSVGLGDIKDGTHELRVTHPGSWPTGDTEVVRKLTVDTEAPRLKVADTKADGFHEPVTVRGTAAGAQRITVAGHTAKPAKDGAFAVRLPRPPGRTTVTATDAAGNTARHEAELTVHRPLLKAVHVSAQGWASDALREPVMKMLKQKKINAVQLDIKDELGEVGYASKVPLAKSVGAAKGYYDAKKAVKEIHAAGGTVVGRIVAFRDPILATKSWKSGHRDRVVRTPGGGAYNGGSYGQLSFTNFANKEVRQYNIDLAAEAAKLGFDDILYDYIRRPDGPIRKMSFPGLGDTTPERSVADVVGETRAAVRKHNAFLGVSVFGIAVDRPKEIAQDVGLLAQEADYISPMIYPSHWAKGEYGVSDPNSHPYPITKRSLAAFAKKTRHTDAQIVPWIQDFSLGVSYGDKEVRAQLDAARSDGIKGFLLWNPGVRYHEGALG; encoded by the coding sequence TTGTGCCGGAACGGTGAACACGAGGAACGCGAAGAAGACGAGGACGACGAGGACGACGCTGTAGACCACGACGCACGAGACCTCCTGGAGGATCTGCTGATGCGGCTCGACTGGAAGAACTGGCTCCGCTCCCCCACCTCCCGCTCATCCGGTTCCGTTTCCGACCCTGCGGCCAGCGCTTCCCCGGCGGGCTTCCCGCGCAGACGGCCGGTCATCCTCGTCTGCGTACTGCTCGCACTGGTTCTCGCCATAGGCGGCACACTCTCGCTACGCGCCGCACACGGAACCACCCTGAACCTCGTGGGCCTGCCCAACGACGGCAAGCTGGGCGCGCAGCTCCTGCGCACGGGAGAGTTCGAAGTCGCGGGCGCCGAGGGCGACAAACTCAAGGGCACCAAGGTCACCCTCGACGGCAAGCCCCTGCGGACACGGGCCGCGCACGGCAGCGCCGGCGCCCTCTCCGTCGGCCTGGGTGACATCAAGGACGGCACACACGAACTGCGCGTCACCCACCCCGGTTCCTGGCCCACCGGTGACACCGAGGTCGTCCGAAAACTGACGGTCGACACCGAGGCACCCCGCCTCAAGGTGGCCGACACCAAGGCGGACGGCTTCCACGAGCCCGTCACCGTCAGGGGCACGGCGGCCGGCGCGCAGCGAATAACCGTCGCGGGGCACACGGCGAAGCCCGCGAAGGACGGCGCCTTCGCCGTCCGGCTCCCGCGTCCACCGGGACGTACGACGGTCACGGCGACCGACGCCGCGGGCAACACCGCCCGCCATGAGGCCGAACTCACCGTGCACCGGCCGCTGTTGAAGGCCGTGCACGTCAGCGCCCAGGGCTGGGCCTCCGACGCGCTGCGCGAGCCGGTCATGAAGATGCTGAAGCAGAAGAAGATCAACGCGGTGCAGCTCGACATCAAGGACGAGCTCGGCGAGGTCGGTTACGCCTCCAAGGTGCCACTCGCGAAGAGCGTCGGCGCCGCCAAGGGGTACTACGACGCGAAGAAGGCCGTCAAGGAGATCCACGCCGCCGGCGGCACGGTCGTCGGCCGCATCGTCGCCTTCCGCGACCCGATCCTCGCCACCAAGTCCTGGAAGTCCGGGCACCGCGACCGTGTGGTGCGGACCCCGGGCGGGGGCGCCTACAACGGCGGCAGCTACGGCCAGTTGTCGTTCACCAACTTTGCGAACAAGGAGGTGCGGCAGTACAACATCGACCTGGCCGCGGAGGCCGCGAAGCTGGGCTTCGACGACATCCTCTACGACTACATCCGCCGCCCCGACGGCCCGATCCGCAAGATGTCCTTCCCGGGCCTCGGTGACACCACGCCCGAGCGGTCCGTCGCCGATGTCGTCGGCGAGACACGTGCCGCCGTCCGCAAGCACAACGCGTTCCTCGGTGTCTCGGTGTTCGGCATCGCCGTCGACCGGCCGAAGGAGATCGCCCAGGACGTCGGCCTGCTCGCGCAGGAGGCCGACTACATCTCGCCGATGATCTACCCCTCGCACTGGGCCAAGGGCGAGTACGGCGTCTCCGACCCCAACTCCCACCCGTACCCGATCACCAAGCGCTCCCTCGCCGCGTTCGCGAAGAAGACGCGGCACACCGACGCGCAGATCGTCCCCTGGATCCAGGACTTCTCCCTCGGCGTCTCCTACGGCGACAAGGAGGTCCGCGCCCAACTCGACGCGGCCCGCTCCGACGGCATCAAGGGGTTCCTGCTGTGGAATCCGGGGGTGCGCTACCACGAGGGGGCGTTGGGCTGA
- a CDS encoding helix-turn-helix domain-containing protein, which yields MSEAKPDVDALVATVGLQVRAARKQAGLTLDALSKAAGVSVGLISQVERGKGNPSFATLAQIAHGLDIPIGRLFHLADQVSPVVRHDERRVLDFHGAAELTGARYELLTPTLSGALESIWVETEPGHDTSDTPFRHNGEEFGIVLSGVKDVYLDGVRHRLYPGDSITYSSSVPHWYANPGDEPASSVWVITPPTW from the coding sequence ATGAGCGAGGCCAAGCCCGATGTGGACGCCCTCGTCGCCACGGTGGGACTGCAGGTGCGGGCGGCCCGCAAGCAGGCAGGGCTCACTCTGGACGCGCTCAGCAAGGCGGCCGGCGTCAGCGTCGGCCTCATCAGTCAGGTCGAGCGGGGCAAGGGCAACCCGTCCTTCGCCACGCTCGCCCAGATCGCGCACGGCCTGGACATCCCCATCGGCCGTCTCTTCCACCTGGCGGACCAGGTCTCGCCCGTGGTGCGCCACGACGAGCGGCGAGTCCTCGACTTCCACGGAGCCGCCGAACTGACCGGCGCGCGCTACGAGTTGCTCACGCCGACCCTGAGCGGGGCGCTCGAGTCGATCTGGGTGGAGACCGAGCCGGGGCACGACACGAGCGACACCCCGTTCCGACACAACGGCGAGGAGTTCGGCATCGTGCTGAGCGGGGTCAAGGACGTCTACCTCGACGGCGTCCGACACCGCCTGTACCCCGGTGACTCCATCACGTACTCCAGCAGCGTGCCGCACTGGTACGCCAACCCCGGTGACGAACCGGCCAGTTCGGTCTGGGTGATCACGCCGCCCACTTGGTGA
- a CDS encoding MFS transporter, with protein MPVSTRRALLALGGGNAVEWYDWMVYGLLASSIGPQFFPSSNPLSSTMSALAVFAVGFAARPLGAVVFGRIADRAGRKGVMLFSIGSMVATSLVITVTPTHAAIGTWAGVILLLCRIVQGVSTGIEAPLNSTYAVELAPEGHTARFGAIMGFYVQVGIVGASLVCFGVSSVMSQDALDSWGWRIPFAIGALAGGVFLWLRRALPETLESTAAAADDTGDAAPAGPWAELARRKLALLTIVFVVAGAQAINYTWTTGLPNLARTTHHEDSSAVFAITTLSGVLVGCLYPLVGRIADRSRISRTFWISRLGTAALVFIVLVYQGPGLTRFTVVMLVGAPVLAFTMGLYNTVAATLMPMHCRVTGVGIGYAVGVAGFGGTAPYVLLWFQNHGAAAAFPVYVAVLCLLSVLLYRLAFARGAVRAGD; from the coding sequence GTGCCGGTCTCCACCCGTCGTGCCCTACTCGCCCTCGGCGGCGGAAACGCCGTCGAGTGGTACGACTGGATGGTCTACGGCCTGCTCGCCTCCTCCATAGGCCCGCAGTTCTTCCCCTCCTCCAACCCCCTGTCCTCCACCATGTCCGCGCTCGCCGTCTTCGCCGTCGGCTTCGCGGCGCGCCCGCTCGGCGCCGTCGTCTTCGGCCGGATCGCCGACCGGGCGGGACGCAAGGGAGTGATGCTCTTCTCGATCGGCTCGATGGTGGCGACCAGCCTGGTCATCACCGTGACCCCCACCCATGCCGCGATCGGCACCTGGGCGGGCGTGATCCTGCTCCTGTGCCGGATCGTGCAGGGCGTGTCCACCGGCATCGAGGCCCCGCTCAACTCCACGTACGCCGTGGAACTCGCGCCCGAAGGACACACCGCCCGGTTCGGCGCGATCATGGGGTTCTACGTCCAAGTGGGCATCGTGGGCGCGTCGTTGGTGTGCTTCGGCGTCAGCTCGGTGATGAGCCAGGACGCACTCGACTCCTGGGGCTGGCGCATCCCCTTCGCCATCGGCGCGCTCGCCGGAGGTGTCTTCCTGTGGCTGCGCAGGGCGCTCCCGGAGACGCTGGAGAGCACCGCAGCCGCCGCGGACGACACCGGGGACGCGGCACCCGCAGGACCGTGGGCCGAACTCGCCCGCCGCAAACTCGCCCTGCTCACCATCGTGTTCGTCGTCGCCGGCGCCCAGGCCATCAACTACACATGGACGACCGGCCTGCCCAACCTGGCCCGCACCACCCACCACGAGGACAGCTCGGCCGTCTTCGCGATCACCACGCTCTCCGGAGTCCTCGTCGGGTGTCTGTACCCGCTGGTGGGGCGGATCGCCGACCGCTCGCGGATCTCCCGTACGTTCTGGATCTCGCGGCTCGGCACCGCCGCGCTCGTCTTCATCGTCCTCGTGTACCAGGGCCCGGGACTCACCCGGTTCACCGTGGTGATGCTGGTCGGCGCGCCCGTCCTCGCGTTCACGATGGGCCTGTACAACACGGTCGCCGCCACGCTCATGCCCATGCACTGCCGGGTCACCGGTGTCGGGATCGGCTACGCCGTCGGCGTCGCGGGCTTCGGCGGCACCGCCCCCTACGTCCTGCTCTGGTTCCAGAACCACGGCGCGGCCGCCGCGTTCCCGGTGTACGTGGCCGTCCTGTGCCTGCTCAGTGTGCTGCTCTACCGGCTCGCCTTCGCCCGCGGCGCGGTCCGCGCCGGCGACTGA
- a CDS encoding FAD-dependent oxidoreductase: MPVVPPALTGDRIALEAVEAPVVQRSDVVVVGGGPAGVSAAVAAARTGASVTLLERYAALGGLASGGMVLVLDDMINGDEITVTGVVDEYVERMAKLGLAVYPPVEDRYSSPEMWAKWGRWGSFDFHQHINPKPICYAVAFDPDGWKRVSNDLVRESGVTLRLHSWFSRPIVQDGVLKGVVCETKSGPQAVMGDVVIDTTGDIDVAARSGAAHTSAGYLTTLVFRLGGIDTDAAERYEQEHPREVRALNRKIKRMLGGAWELWWLKTPIPGVVWCNCPHMTGFDGTDPASLTEAEFEARDRIATALDTIRQELPGFEKAYLLDVAEQMGVRQTRLLEGEYVVTKDDITARQHFTDSVARGRDYYYPYRSLLPRDVDQLIVAGRHYSATPEAQRMSREIPPCMAMGQAAGIAAATAVEQGVLVRDVDPAVIQRRMRDQGADPGDVPAANATTATAAQPSQPSQEALV; the protein is encoded by the coding sequence GTGCCTGTAGTTCCCCCTGCCCTGACGGGCGACCGCATCGCTCTCGAAGCGGTCGAGGCCCCCGTCGTCCAGCGCTCCGACGTCGTCGTCGTGGGCGGCGGACCGGCCGGCGTCAGCGCCGCCGTCGCCGCCGCGCGGACCGGCGCGAGCGTCACCCTGCTCGAACGCTACGCGGCGCTCGGCGGACTCGCGTCCGGCGGCATGGTCCTGGTGCTCGACGACATGATCAACGGCGACGAGATCACCGTGACCGGCGTCGTCGACGAGTACGTGGAGCGGATGGCCAAGCTCGGCCTCGCCGTCTATCCGCCGGTCGAGGACCGCTATTCCTCACCCGAGATGTGGGCCAAGTGGGGCCGCTGGGGCTCCTTCGACTTCCACCAGCACATCAACCCCAAGCCCATCTGCTACGCCGTCGCGTTCGACCCGGACGGCTGGAAGCGGGTCTCCAACGACCTGGTGCGTGAGAGCGGTGTCACGCTGCGGCTGCACAGCTGGTTCTCCCGGCCGATCGTCCAGGACGGTGTGCTCAAGGGTGTCGTCTGCGAGACCAAGTCGGGGCCGCAGGCGGTCATGGGCGATGTCGTCATCGACACCACTGGTGACATCGACGTGGCCGCCCGCTCGGGCGCCGCGCACACCAGCGCCGGCTACCTCACCACGCTCGTCTTCCGGCTCGGCGGCATCGACACCGACGCCGCCGAACGCTACGAGCAGGAGCACCCGCGCGAGGTCCGCGCCCTCAACCGCAAGATCAAGCGGATGCTGGGCGGCGCCTGGGAACTGTGGTGGCTCAAGACCCCGATCCCCGGCGTGGTGTGGTGCAACTGCCCCCACATGACCGGCTTCGACGGCACCGACCCTGCCTCCCTCACCGAAGCCGAGTTCGAGGCGCGGGACCGCATCGCGACCGCCCTCGACACCATCCGCCAGGAGCTGCCCGGCTTCGAGAAGGCGTACCTGCTGGACGTCGCCGAGCAGATGGGCGTACGGCAGACCCGACTCCTGGAAGGCGAGTACGTGGTGACCAAGGACGACATCACCGCGCGACAGCACTTCACGGACTCCGTTGCCCGCGGGCGCGACTACTACTACCCGTACCGGTCGCTGCTGCCGCGCGACGTCGACCAGTTGATCGTGGCGGGCCGGCACTATTCGGCCACCCCCGAGGCGCAGCGCATGTCCCGCGAGATACCGCCGTGCATGGCGATGGGGCAGGCGGCGGGGATCGCCGCGGCCACCGCCGTCGAACAGGGCGTTCTCGTACGCGATGTGGACCCGGCCGTGATCCAGCGCCGGATGCGCGACCAGGGGGCCGACCCCGGCGACGTACCCGCCGCGAACGCCACGACCGCCACCGCCGCACAGCCCTCGCAGCCTTCGCAGGAGGCCCTCGTATGA
- a CDS encoding CaiB/BaiF CoA transferase family protein, whose product MTTTQPLTGVTVLDFTQVFMGPSATQLLGDYGADVIKVERPGTGDISRTSIPDEAGLDNPIFLSINRNKRSIALDTRTEEGLAAVRELARTADVVVSNFRAGVMERLGLGYEDLKSLNPRVIWACGTGFGSSGPYAHKGGQDAVAQAYSGVMWRRPADDDPVGLYATTLCDYTTGMHLLQGILLALLHRDRTGEGQRVEVSMYDSMLHMQMQEACQQLNRGSEINWAAMPLTGVFPTTDGAVIFVGGFRDNALHHISIALELDEDLSLRPELATLDQQFAARPELQEIFRTAVAGRSTEYWVKRLEEQDILCAPVRSLADALDDEQTAVNEMIVEMRHPVAGTVRALNAPIKLSAAEATVRRVPPRLGEHGDEILESLGYDAERIALLREKGVLR is encoded by the coding sequence ATGACCACCACCCAGCCGCTCACGGGCGTCACCGTCCTCGACTTCACGCAGGTCTTCATGGGCCCGTCGGCGACCCAGCTCCTCGGCGACTACGGCGCCGACGTCATCAAGGTCGAGCGTCCGGGGACCGGCGACATCTCCCGGACCTCGATCCCCGACGAGGCCGGGCTCGACAACCCGATCTTCCTGTCGATCAACCGGAACAAGCGCAGCATCGCCCTCGACACCCGCACCGAGGAGGGCCTCGCGGCGGTGCGCGAGCTCGCGCGCACGGCCGATGTCGTCGTCTCCAACTTCCGCGCGGGCGTCATGGAACGCCTCGGCCTCGGCTACGAGGATCTGAAGTCCCTGAATCCGCGCGTGATCTGGGCGTGCGGCACCGGCTTCGGCAGCTCGGGACCGTATGCGCACAAGGGCGGCCAGGACGCCGTCGCGCAGGCCTACAGCGGGGTGATGTGGCGCAGGCCCGCCGACGACGACCCGGTCGGCCTGTACGCCACCACGCTGTGCGACTACACGACGGGCATGCACCTGCTCCAGGGCATCCTGCTCGCGCTGCTGCACCGCGACCGCACGGGAGAGGGGCAGCGGGTCGAGGTGTCGATGTACGACTCGATGCTGCACATGCAGATGCAGGAGGCCTGCCAGCAGCTCAACAGGGGCTCCGAGATCAACTGGGCGGCGATGCCGCTGACCGGCGTCTTCCCGACCACGGACGGCGCTGTCATCTTCGTCGGCGGCTTCCGGGACAACGCGCTGCATCACATCAGCATCGCCCTGGAACTGGACGAGGATCTTTCGCTCCGTCCCGAACTCGCCACGCTGGACCAGCAGTTCGCGGCACGGCCCGAACTCCAGGAGATCTTCCGCACGGCCGTCGCGGGACGCTCCACCGAGTACTGGGTCAAGCGCCTGGAGGAGCAGGACATCCTGTGCGCCCCGGTGCGCAGCCTCGCCGACGCGCTCGACGACGAGCAGACCGCCGTCAACGAGATGATCGTCGAGATGCGGCACCCGGTGGCCGGCACGGTCCGCGCGCTCAACGCGCCGATCAAGCTCTCGGCGGCCGAGGCGACGGTGCGGCGGGTGCCGCCCCGGCTCGGGGAGCACGGGGACGAGATCCTGGAATCCCTCGGGTACGACGCCGAGCGGATCGCCCTGCTCCGCGAGAAGGGGGTCCTGCGATGA